A genomic segment from Pseudomonadota bacterium encodes:
- a CDS encoding efflux RND transporter periplasmic adaptor subunit produces MKSAILIALAAAVIVAFSCSNERGGFLSKLLKGGSAGVPVTVETVAFEDRAALIELPAAISASERVDVSLPEDAVIESFAVAEGEAVGQGDVIARISEEEIAVRLARLRADQREMRNKLEKDSYVLRNRDRLLDEGRIDEEMYDAVEKEVADDEAEIERIQGDISRLEANIGELAVLSPIAGVLTKRYVAAGSIAMAGSPVATVQRIDPAIVEFKIGQEMSAEVKPEMRVDVVFQALGGRREQGRVMSVDTKVDPKDNRLLVRASLPNPGGTYKEGMAAGVEIRSARTRRIYLIPEGALIREPRGYFVFTVEKGLARKVQVIPEQTRGGRIEIGRGLKDDDMVVVAGQDRIAEGTAVDIWGR; encoded by the coding sequence ATGAAATCAGCCATCCTGATAGCTCTTGCCGCCGCCGTGATAGTGGCGTTCAGCTGCTCCAACGAGCGCGGCGGCTTCCTCTCGAAGCTGCTCAAAGGCGGCTCAGCGGGCGTGCCGGTGACCGTCGAGACCGTGGCCTTCGAGGACCGCGCGGCCCTCATCGAGCTGCCCGCCGCAATCTCGGCATCCGAGAGGGTGGACGTCTCCCTGCCCGAGGACGCGGTGATCGAGTCGTTCGCCGTGGCCGAGGGGGAGGCGGTTGGCCAGGGTGACGTGATAGCGCGCATCTCCGAGGAGGAGATCGCGGTGAGGCTGGCGAGGCTCAGGGCCGACCAGAGGGAGATGCGCAACAAGCTCGAGAAAGACAGCTACGTACTGCGCAACCGCGACCGGCTCCTGGACGAGGGAAGGATCGACGAGGAGATGTACGACGCCGTGGAGAAGGAGGTAGCCGACGACGAGGCGGAGATCGAAAGGATCCAGGGCGACATATCCAGGCTCGAGGCCAACATCGGGGAGCTGGCGGTGTTGAGCCCGATCGCCGGCGTCCTCACCAAGAGATACGTGGCCGCGGGCTCCATAGCCATGGCAGGTAGCCCCGTCGCGACGGTCCAGCGCATCGACCCCGCGATCGTGGAGTTCAAAATAGGGCAGGAGATGTCCGCGGAGGTGAAGCCTGAGATGCGAGTGGACGTCGTCTTCCAGGCGCTCGGCGGGAGGCGTGAGCAGGGCAGGGTCATGTCGGTGGACACGAAGGTGGACCCGAAAGACAACAGGCTGCTCGTGCGCGCCAGCCTCCCCAACCCGGGGGGCACGTACAAGGAGGGGATGGCGGCCGGCGTCGAGATAAGAAGCGCCCGGACGCGGCGCATCTATCTCATCCCGGAGGGGGCGCTGATAAGGGAGCCTCGCGGATACTTCGTCTTTACGGTGGAGAAGGGGCTGGCGCGCAAGGTCCAGGTCATACCCGAGCAGACCAGGGGCGGCCGCATCGAGATCGGCCGAGGGCTGAAGGACGACGACATGGTCGTCGTGGCCGGGCAGGACAGGATTGCGGAGGGGACCGCGGTCGACATCTGGGGAAGATGA
- a CDS encoding phosphodiester glycosidase family protein — protein sequence MKIKHLLVLMIVLVMPAQCSATPKSPYLWRQLAEGLQYAAYSFEVVEGQRTTISAFRIDPAKYELDVTVAENEIKGTTAAEMAKARGAMIAINGGFFTPEHTSIGLIIKNGRQLKPLHNTSWWSVFSIAGDKPSISAPSQFQYAGNISMALQVGPRLTIAGATPKLKEGISARSAVGIDRRSRVILLVTSGHGISLKELAKRMGGSMFHGGFDCPDSMALDGGSSTQIYAKVGEFELDQPGLARVTNGIVVLPKKP from the coding sequence ATGAAGATCAAACACCTGTTGGTCCTGATGATCGTGCTTGTGATGCCGGCGCAGTGCTCCGCCACTCCGAAGTCGCCCTATCTCTGGAGGCAGCTGGCCGAGGGGCTGCAGTACGCCGCCTACTCCTTCGAGGTGGTCGAGGGGCAGCGCACCACCATATCGGCATTCAGGATTGACCCGGCGAAATACGAGCTGGACGTGACGGTCGCTGAGAACGAAATCAAGGGCACGACGGCGGCCGAGATGGCGAAGGCAAGGGGCGCCATGATCGCGATCAACGGCGGCTTCTTCACCCCCGAGCACACATCCATCGGCCTCATCATAAAAAACGGCAGGCAGCTCAAGCCGCTCCACAACACCAGCTGGTGGAGCGTCTTCAGCATAGCCGGGGACAAGCCCTCCATCTCCGCGCCTTCTCAGTTCCAGTACGCGGGCAACATATCGATGGCCCTGCAGGTAGGCCCCAGGCTCACGATCGCGGGTGCGACCCCCAAGCTCAAGGAGGGGATCTCGGCCCGCTCGGCGGTCGGCATCGACCGCCGGAGCCGCGTCATCCTGCTCGTCACATCCGGCCACGGGATCTCGCTCAAGGAGCTGGCGAAGAGGATGGGCGGCAGCATGTTCCACGGAGGTTTCGACTGCCCCGACTCGATGGCCCTCGACGGAGGGAGCTCCACGCAGATCTACGCGAAGGTCGGCGAGTTCGAGCTCGACCAGCCCGGCCTCGCCAGGGTCACAAACGGCATCGTGGTGCTCCCCAAAAAACCGTGA